The following nucleotide sequence is from Pedobacter sp. PACM 27299.
TATTTACCCATTGTTGGTATAGGAAGCGGTAGTTTTCGTTAGTATTACCCGTTTTTCCATAAGAAACACGCAATTTCAAAAAATCTATGTCCTTGCTTTCTTTCAGAAAGTTTTCTTGAGAGGCGATCCAGCCCAAACCAAGTGCAGGGAATAAACCATAACGCTGACCCTCCGCAAAGTCGGCAGATCCTGTATAACCTGCGGATAAGTCTACAATATATTTTGCGTCATAATCATAGGTCATATTTCCGGATATCCCTTGGTTACGTAAAGGGTAAACCATACCGTTATGAGAGTAATTTTGCTTTTTAGCCAGCAGTTTACCAGTGAATGTATGTTTACCGAAAGTACGGTTATAGTCGAACCAGGCCTGCAGTATAGTACGATACCAGTGACTGGTCTCCCCATCGCTGATACTCTCTCCGATCACCCCTCTCTGCGAATAGGTAATCTTCCCACTTGCATCAAGTATAGGGTTATCGTTTGCATCCTTTCTGATTTCGTAAGAAGGTACCGTAAATGTTTTGGCATAATAACCTACATACTGATTACTGTAAGATACCGCACCGTTAAATCTTAGTCCTGGAGTGATGGCATCTAGCTTTTCTGCAAAACTAAAATTGGTTTGAATATTTCGGGTATGCGAACTCCAGATTCCATTCTGCTTGAGCAGTTGTACCGGGTTAAAATCATAGGCTGAGCCATTTCCCCAGGAGTTATTTGGGTTCTTTACCGGGAAGGCTGCAGCTGGAATCCTCATCATGTTATTGAAAAGACTAGTAGCCGTGAAACCTGCAGGGGTGTATTTATCTTCCGTAATTCCAGATATCGAAGCCTGCACAGATAAATTTTTACTCATCTGAAGGTCTAGATTTGCCCGAATATTCTCTCTTCTATATTGAGCATTTGTTCCAAAATCTTTATCAAGTTCCTTCGCATTTTTATACAGACCGGAAAAATCAGTGTGGTCCATAAACACAAAATACTTCGCTTTACTATTGCCACCTTTAAAAGAAAGGTTGTAATTCTGGATGACTGAATTTTGTTTCAGCACCTCATCATACCAGTTTACATTAGGATGCAGAGGGTCATTGCCTGCTTTATACAATTCCGGATTTGGATATCTTACTGCGAGCCCATCATTGGTTAATGCCTGATTATAATAGCGTGTATAATCATAAGCATTCATCACCTTTGGAAGCTGAATTGCACGTTGTATCCCATAGCGGCCATTCACAATAATTTTATTTGGTCCTTCTTGTCCTCTTTTTGTTTTGAACATAATGACACCTGAGCCGCCTTCCATTCCATACATCGCCAATGCGACCGCATCTTTCAACAAAGTAACAGATTCAATTTCATAGGCTGAAAGAGAGGTAATTGCACCCATGTCTACCTGAAACCCATCCAGATAAATGAGTACACTCCCTCCTCCCAGGTTCCAGCTGCTTTGTCCGCGGACATAAAAAGTAGGATTATCATAGCCCGGCTCTCCTGATCCTGTAATGATGGTTAGACCTGGAATTCTCCCTTGAAGTGTATTCAGTAAATTCCCGGAAGTCATTCTGGTCAACTCTTCTCCCGAAATCGTAAACACCGAAGCGGTATTGCGCCAAGCCTTTTCTGTTCTTAATCCCAATTCAACAATGCCTTTGTTTAAGCCATCAGCAATAGAAGACGTTGTATCTGTAACGGTCTTTTTCTGTGCCTTTGCAAAAAACACCAGACAAGAAAATAGTATCCCCAGAAACAAGGTTATATATGGTTTTTTCATTTTTCGTTATAGTTTATGTTTAAAGCCTACCATCCTGGATTCTGTCCAGCCCAGCCTGTACCCACTCCTCCAAGGTAATTTTTACTGACCTCCGTGTTGGAGAAAGGCAAATAATAATACCTTTTAGGGAATACCCTTGGTATAAAAACACCTTGTTCCCAGGAACGAAGTAACGTTCCGTTGTTGCCTTTTTTTGCTGTAGTGACAATGCCATGAAGGGTTTGATTGAGTACTTCATTCGCTTTCAGCCATCGTAAAAGATCGTTATACCGGTGGTTCTCATAAGCAAGCTCAATTGTTCTTTCATTCTGAATGAATGCCCTAAACAACTCTGGGTTGCTTTCATGATTGTTAGGCATACCTGCTCTTGAACGTAGTACATTTACCGCTTCAAATGCTTTAGAATTTGGACCTTCGTATTCACTGATGGCCTCCGCATAGTTTAACTGAAATTCCGCCAAACGAAATACCGGCCAGGTAAAATGATTTATGGACATATTATCTACACGGGGAACAAATTTGTAGGTTTCCAGCGCATATCCATTCGGGATATTATCTGTTCCAGAAATTCTTCCTTCCAGAAAACCGTCGCCAGCCTTATAGTAATCTAAAAAACCAGATCTAGCGCTGTACCACATTCCATCATATGCAATAGTCTGATAAAATCTGGGATCCAGATTAAGCGCTTTGATGTCTTCAGGTAGGTTATCTCCTTTTGCAGGCAGCTTCCATTTTGTGCCATCCCGTTTTTCATACAGCTGCATAAATTCAATCGGCACATTCTGTTTGATTCCCCAGGACAGGTTCAAGAGCTTGGAGAACATCCATTGCGTCCACCAATCCATCTCTAGCAGACTGCGTGGATTCACTAAAATCAATTCCTTATTTCCAGCTACATTCCAGACCGATTCATAATCACCAAGTGTAGCATAGGTTTCTCCGGTAGTTAATGGTTTTCCGGTATTAAGTAGCTCTACTCCTGCTGCTGGTGCATTGTTAATCACCTCCAATGCTGCATCTGCAGCTCTCTTCCAACGCTCTTTGCTATAGGATGGGTAGGCAAGAACCGAATCACGTGCATCTCCGAAACGGGCGCCAATAACTTCAGTCCTCATGTATTCCGGGGTATTGTACAGCGGACTCGCCGCATATAACAATACGCGAGATTTTAAGGCTAAAGCAGCTAAACGTGTTGCTTTTCCATAATCCACTGCCGAACGCGACAATGGCAATACTGCTGCAGCTTCATCACACCATTGTACAATCGTATTGACTACTCTTTCTACAGAATTTCGTGGTAGCAGCAGGTTTTCTTCTCCCAGGGCGTGATCCAGAATTGGAATTCCACCGTAATAGCGAAACAGTTCAAAATGTTGTAATGCGCGGCAGAATATAGCCTGAGCTTTAACATCTTTTTTCCAGTTGTCATCGGCATCCACCACCATATCTATGTTTTTCAATACAAGGTTAGCTTGTCTGATTCCTTTGTAATGGGAACCAAAACCACCCCAATCGGCATTTCCTGAAGGAGACATGTTACCTGTAATATAGGTGGACGTATTAATTGCTGTTCCTGCCCAGGTATCATTTATTCCGTGAATAATGTACAGTTGATCTGTGATAGATTCGGGGCGGGAACCACTACTATTGCTGGGTGCATACGCTGTAATACATCTGTTGTACATTTGCGCTACAGCGTATTGTGCCTGATTTTTAGTGTGAAAAACTGTATCTACAGTTGCCACTCCCCCCTTTGGTTTTTCAAGAAAATCTTTGGTACAGCCAGGTGTAAGCATCATAAAGCAAATGCTTACAAAAAGGACTGACACTATTATTAGTCTTTTCATATATCTCTGTCTTGATTCATTAAAAATTAAAGCTTATCCCGAAATTATAAGTACGGGTAATTGGATATCCTACATACCCCAGATTCTCAGGATCTCCCCATATCAGGCTTGGTGCCCAGGTGTATAGGTTATTACCATTTGCATAAATTCTGGCGGATCTGATCCCCACCTTTTTAAGGAATTTTGGCTGCAGACTATAACCGATCTCCATATTTTTCAATCTTAGATACGAAGCATCTTTCAATAAAAATGTATTGTAAGAGGAAGCATGGGAATAGGCAGCTATTGGAAAGTCGATCTGATCGCCATTATTATACCGCTCTAATGTAAAGCGGTTTAGGTCAACTTCAGACATAGATTCTTTATTGTTAAAGTGCCGGTTATTGTTTACGTACTTCGCTACACCTGAAACACCTTGAAAAAGGATAGAGAAGTCAAACCCTTTATAATTAAAGCCCATAGCTACCCCATAACTAAACTCCGGAATTGCTGTTTTTCCTGAACGCATATAGTCTTTGTCGTCGATTACTCCATCTTCATTGACATCAATCAAACGAACCTCTCCAGGTTGAAGCACCACTCCAGCATAGCCCAGGTCTTTTTGATATACTGGATTTCCCGCAGCATTAGTATATTCCTGACCACTTTTGTTCTTTGCTCTTATAGGTTTTCCAAGTACTGGATTTCCATTTCGGTCGATCTCATAAAGTGTGGCCCAGGAAGTGTAAAGTCCATCGGCTTGCAAATAGGAAGGCTGACCAACTGGTCTTCCTGTGGCCGATTGATATTCAAGGCCCTCCATAATCGCCTCATCCATAAATACAATCTTATTCTTATTGGTAGAGGCATTCGCCTTTACCCAGTAATTAACGTTGCGGAGATTGGATCTAAAATTGGCTTCAAGCTCATGTCCCCAGTTTTTAACTTCCCCTAAATTATATGGAGGTAAAGATGCCTGGACAATGTCTGGCACGGTCTGTTTATAAGAAAGAATGTCTTTACGATGTTCATTATAATAATCGTAGGTAATAGATAACTTATCCTTAAAAAATCTGGTTTCTAAACCAATGTTCATTTTTGTAGAGGTTTCCCAGGTGACATGCTGATTTCCAATACGGCCTTCTTCGGCGCCAGGTACCCAATTGCGGTCGTTGAGTGTTCCGAAAGTATAACCTCCGGTATAATTCCAGGTATCAGGAAGGTATAGATAGCGGGCACCCCCGATATTATCATTACCTACCTTACCCAATGACCCCCGAAACTTCAAATAAGTCAGGTAGTCATTTTTAGGAAAAAAGCTTTCATTAGAAGCTACCCATCCCAAAGAATAAGCTGGTAAGAGTCCGAAGCGCATTCCTTCTGGAAAGTTCTCCGATCCGTTGTAACCTACATTGACCTCTCCCAAGTACCTGCTTTTATAGGCATAAGTGGCACGTCCAACAGCCCCAAGGTAACCGTGTGGCAACTTATTAGCCAAGTTAGGATCAAACTTCTTCTCTATGTTATAAAGTGCTAGCGCAGAAACCGCATGATCTCCGAAAGTGCGACTATAATTCAGGGAGAACTCTCCGTAAATCTTCCTCCATTTTCCATTGTACCAGTCAGAATAACGTTGCGGCGCCTGATCTTCCGCCGCCATCACCAATTTGGGATTCGAAATATCACCATTTTCTCCTGGCTTGATGATGTAATATCCAGGAGTATATCTACCACCGGTCATCGTAGAGAAGTAGCTATCGTAAGCCACCCTTGCATTTGCACTTAAGCCCTCGGTGATAAAGCCAAGTTTATGATTTAAACGAATGAGGGAATTCAGTGTACTTGAATTTGTTACCCGAAAATCTCTGGTGGAAATCTGATAGAGGGGATTATCGCCTATTTTAGGATTTGTATAAGGCATTACAAATTTCCCATCAATCATTCCAGGTGTAGTAAGAGGTGTGGTCCACATGACCCTTTGATTCCAGATCCAGTCTTCATCAACCAATCCAGTCTGCGTTTGAAACTGTGTACCAATATCTACTGAAACTCTGAAATCTTTATTCACATCAAAGTCCAGATTGGCACGAAGATTAGAACGTCTATTGTTGTACTGGCTCTCCTCTGAGAAAGGCATGTAATCTGTTTTAAATAGACCACCCTGGTTAAGATGCCCTAAGGAGACAAAATATTTAACCCGCTCTGTACCGCCTCCAACATTCACATTGAACTGGCTTTGCATCGCCGATTTCTTAAAAAGCTGTTCCCTCCAATCTACATCCGGATGAAAATAGGGATCATAGTACGGATTTTTCTCTCCGTTGGCAAGCTTCGGGATTTTGGAGTTTTTATAATACAATAGCTCCTCTTCCGAATAATAGTTTGGTGCTTCTTTAATCCAATTGGCATCACGTTTCTTCATAAAATCGTCCCAGGTACTGATATCGGCATCTTTGGCATGATTAATCCAATACTGCTGGAAGCTTTTTTCATTCATCAAACTAGCGTACTCAAAGGAATTGACAAACTTGGGAAAGCGGTTCATTTGTACAACTGCCGTCTGTGCAGAAGCGTGGATCATGGGCTCCCCTTCTTTACCACGTTTAGTAACAATCAAGATTACACCATTGGCACCGCGTACACCATAAACGGCAGTGGCAGAGGCATCTTTCAACACGCTAATGGACTCAACTTCATTAGGATCAATATTGTCCCAACTATCACGAGCCACACCGTCGACCATTACCAAGGGGCTATTATTTCCTGTATAGGTTCCAATACCCCGGATAAATAAAGCGGATCCGTCTGCACCAGGCTTACCATTTCCCTGAATGGTAGTTAACCCGGATAAACGCCCTGCTAATGCATTACTCAGGTTTGCTACAGGAGACTGCACCAGGTCTTTTCCAGAAACAGTGGAGATTGCACCTGTAACGGACTGTTTCTTTTGTTGTCCGTAACCAACAATGACTACTTCATCGGCATTATAAGCCTGATCTTCCATCACCACATTCAGTTCAGTACGGCTATTGATGACCACTTCCTTTTTGGTCTTTCCAACAAATGAAAAAATTAGGATCCCATCAGCGGGAACATTGATAAGGGAAAAGTTTCCGTTGACATCGGTAAAACGGCTTATCGTCATTCCTTTCACAGAAATGGAGACTCCAGACAGGGGCTCTCCTTTCTCGTCAGTTACCTTTCCTTTGATGTTAATCAGTCGAGAGGGTGAAAGCGGAGCTCTGCTTTTAATGACAATGGTTTCATTTTCGTTGAATATGAACTCAAACTTTCTTTGGTCAAAGCATCTTTTCAGCACTTCTTCCATAGACTCATTTTTCACATTCAATGTCACAGGTTTCAGCTGTTCTAATAGAGCCGCATCCACAATAAAATTAAAACCCGTTTGTCGGGTCAATTTATAAAGCACACTTTTTATAGGAGTATCCCTGGTGGAGATGCTCACTTTTTGCGCAAAAGTAGCTGCAGAACTCTGTAGAATGGCAACTGTTAACAAAATAACAGTAAGTTTCATAGCGAGGATATATTTGTTCGGGCAGAGGTTATGCCTCCGGCATAACCATACCGAATATTTTTTATACATTTGAACTGGATTAATAATTAGCTGTGTTAGGTTAAATTGTTATCCTTTGCAATTATCTGATAGTTGCTCGATTCAGGGGTGCTTCAACACTCCTGAATTTTTTAAAAGAAAGGCTTATAGAAAATTTTAGTAATTAGCTTTTACCATAATCCTCCTTTCTTTTCCATTACTGTCGAATTCTACCTTGAAGACCACCTTTCCTGTTAATTCAATATTTTTCAATAGATTCTTTAAGTTTTTATTGCGCGAATAGCTCCCTACAAAACGGATATTATCCATATTTCCAGCATACACGACCTCAACATCATACCAACGAGCTACCCTTTTCATAATTTCTTTGATGGGTTCATCGTTGAACAGAAACAGCCCTTCTTTCCAATCCATTACTTCTGTTACATCAACTTCACGTACTCTTATTCCGGAACGGTTCAAGTTCCATTCTGATTGCTGTCCAGGCTTCAAAACTATATTCTCCCCCGCTCCTTCTTTCCCTATGCTCCTACTCAACTTTACACTACCATTCAGCAGTGTGGTTTTTACTGCTTCATTATCATCATAAGAGGAAATATTAAATTCTGTTCCCAATACTTTTACCTCCTGGCCCCTGGATCTGACAATAAATGGGTGTTCTTTTGATTTAGAGACT
It contains:
- a CDS encoding SusC/RagA family TonB-linked outer membrane protein; its protein translation is MKKPYITLFLGILFSCLVFFAKAQKKTVTDTTSSIADGLNKGIVELGLRTEKAWRNTASVFTISGEELTRMTSGNLLNTLQGRIPGLTIITGSGEPGYDNPTFYVRGQSSWNLGGGSVLIYLDGFQVDMGAITSLSAYEIESVTLLKDAVALAMYGMEGGSGVIMFKTKRGQEGPNKIIVNGRYGIQRAIQLPKVMNAYDYTRYYNQALTNDGLAVRYPNPELYKAGNDPLHPNVNWYDEVLKQNSVIQNYNLSFKGGNSKAKYFVFMDHTDFSGLYKNAKELDKDFGTNAQYRRENIRANLDLQMSKNLSVQASISGITEDKYTPAGFTATSLFNNMMRIPAAAFPVKNPNNSWGNGSAYDFNPVQLLKQNGIWSSHTRNIQTNFSFAEKLDAITPGLRFNGAVSYSNQYVGYYAKTFTVPSYEIRKDANDNPILDASGKITYSQRGVIGESISDGETSHWYRTILQAWFDYNRTFGKHTFTGKLLAKKQNYSHNGMVYPLRNQGISGNMTYDYDAKYIVDLSAGYTGSADFAEGQRYGLFPALGLGWIASQENFLKESKDIDFLKLRVSYGKTGNTNENYRFLYQQWVNSSSGFLFGDENKWYEGFAEGPFANPKASWEVKKIFNIGVDLQMFKKFSLNLDLFSEKRTGIIQIDQADVPDYTGFSLPYMNSGEVKNSGFEAVLAYNNQTPTFEYYVKGMLSFARNKIISISETTQPQDYLYRKGYAISQYRGLVSNGYYETSDFDADGKLLTTVVQSGYSNVKPGDLKYIDQDGNGIINDYDKKPINFSNIPELTLGFNFGFRYKGFDLDAFFQAVTNRTVILPQAYTTPFVNNNNITIFSENSWTPQNANGATSPRLSSLNSLNNTQSSDFWMRDGSFLKLRSLELGYTFPKRSIIRNMEMVRLFLNGTNIFTWDKIDHLEAENLSMGYPLMRSFSLGLKVKF
- a CDS encoding RagB/SusD family nutrient uptake outer membrane protein, whose product is MMLTPGCTKDFLEKPKGGVATVDTVFHTKNQAQYAVAQMYNRCITAYAPSNSSGSRPESITDQLYIIHGINDTWAGTAINTSTYITGNMSPSGNADWGGFGSHYKGIRQANLVLKNIDMVVDADDNWKKDVKAQAIFCRALQHFELFRYYGGIPILDHALGEENLLLPRNSVERVVNTIVQWCDEAAAVLPLSRSAVDYGKATRLAALALKSRVLLYAASPLYNTPEYMRTEVIGARFGDARDSVLAYPSYSKERWKRAADAALEVINNAPAAGVELLNTGKPLTTGETYATLGDYESVWNVAGNKELILVNPRSLLEMDWWTQWMFSKLLNLSWGIKQNVPIEFMQLYEKRDGTKWKLPAKGDNLPEDIKALNLDPRFYQTIAYDGMWYSARSGFLDYYKAGDGFLEGRISGTDNIPNGYALETYKFVPRVDNMSINHFTWPVFRLAEFQLNYAEAISEYEGPNSKAFEAVNVLRSRAGMPNNHESNPELFRAFIQNERTIELAYENHRYNDLLRWLKANEVLNQTLHGIVTTAKKGNNGTLLRSWEQGVFIPRVFPKRYYYLPFSNTEVSKNYLGGVGTGWAGQNPGW
- a CDS encoding TonB-dependent receptor, translated to MKLTVILLTVAILQSSAATFAQKVSISTRDTPIKSVLYKLTRQTGFNFIVDAALLEQLKPVTLNVKNESMEEVLKRCFDQRKFEFIFNENETIVIKSRAPLSPSRLINIKGKVTDEKGEPLSGVSISVKGMTISRFTDVNGNFSLINVPADGILIFSFVGKTKKEVVINSRTELNVVMEDQAYNADEVVIVGYGQQKKQSVTGAISTVSGKDLVQSPVANLSNALAGRLSGLTTIQGNGKPGADGSALFIRGIGTYTGNNSPLVMVDGVARDSWDNIDPNEVESISVLKDASATAVYGVRGANGVILIVTKRGKEGEPMIHASAQTAVVQMNRFPKFVNSFEYASLMNEKSFQQYWINHAKDADISTWDDFMKKRDANWIKEAPNYYSEEELLYYKNSKIPKLANGEKNPYYDPYFHPDVDWREQLFKKSAMQSQFNVNVGGGTERVKYFVSLGHLNQGGLFKTDYMPFSEESQYNNRRSNLRANLDFDVNKDFRVSVDIGTQFQTQTGLVDEDWIWNQRVMWTTPLTTPGMIDGKFVMPYTNPKIGDNPLYQISTRDFRVTNSSTLNSLIRLNHKLGFITEGLSANARVAYDSYFSTMTGGRYTPGYYIIKPGENGDISNPKLVMAAEDQAPQRYSDWYNGKWRKIYGEFSLNYSRTFGDHAVSALALYNIEKKFDPNLANKLPHGYLGAVGRATYAYKSRYLGEVNVGYNGSENFPEGMRFGLLPAYSLGWVASNESFFPKNDYLTYLKFRGSLGKVGNDNIGGARYLYLPDTWNYTGGYTFGTLNDRNWVPGAEEGRIGNQHVTWETSTKMNIGLETRFFKDKLSITYDYYNEHRKDILSYKQTVPDIVQASLPPYNLGEVKNWGHELEANFRSNLRNVNYWVKANASTNKNKIVFMDEAIMEGLEYQSATGRPVGQPSYLQADGLYTSWATLYEIDRNGNPVLGKPIRAKNKSGQEYTNAAGNPVYQKDLGYAGVVLQPGEVRLIDVNEDGVIDDKDYMRSGKTAIPEFSYGVAMGFNYKGFDFSILFQGVSGVAKYVNNNRHFNNKESMSEVDLNRFTLERYNNGDQIDFPIAAYSHASSYNTFLLKDASYLRLKNMEIGYSLQPKFLKKVGIRSARIYANGNNLYTWAPSLIWGDPENLGYVGYPITRTYNFGISFNF